The genome window TTTTCACGTCatcaaagaaattttctttgaCAACAGTTATCAAAATCATATGTTTCATTGTCAAATGTTCTCCCTCGTATTTCGTGTAAGTAATGCTCTCTTTATTGGATTATTTTACCAATTCATCCATTTTTAATGGAGTTctcgtttatttaaatacccTCGAAGTGTATTTGTTGGATACGGTGGACATTTTACGTGAGCAGGACCAGCTGACAGCAGGTGCGTTGGGCTTCGACGATTTCCAGCTGAAGTTGCTCACCACCTTTACAACCCTTCTCTTCCTCAATCTATTGCTATTGTTTGTGTCCTGGAAGTACTACGGGAAGGATATCTATGATCGTTTTATAAGCCTTTGTAAGTAGGTTTAGGTTGTCCCAAGTTTTAGTCTTAATTAGACAACTGTAACTGTATTAGTAGGTTCGGTTTAATTAAGATGTTCCAGCCCTAACAACTACATATTTGGGCGATGAATAGAATGATATATATAATAACCatagatataaaaatatcttcatttcCTTATCTTCTGGATTTTGTATAAATCGCCCTTTTTCCAAAAACCTCTGCATTATATTGGCTTATGATAGATTACACTGGTGAAGATAACATTATCCCGCATTTTGATGggtatattttcaataaatacattttgacAATAAAGAGCGACAGCAACAAAacttcataattattattaaaataacctTTTGGTTTCTGTACAGAACTTTTATAGTTGCAAACTTATGTCTTAATTTACTTCATAATCTTTAACTTGACTAGGAGTGTTGCTGCGGCagtaaatttaatgtatttttgctttgaaaacaaattttctactTTCCAGCAAGTAACAAGgaaattgaagaattaaaaaacagcGTGTCCAAACTTAAACTCCCCAAAGAGCACACCCCTCgaatctaaattttaacaaaatggcAGAAAAAATTTCGGAGAAAGTGAAGAACttctttcaaaaaaagaaagctgatgtcaaatttaaaaaagctggACCCGGACATAAACTAACAGAGTCAACATCATCCAATACTATGGCTCCAAAGTCTAAAAAGCCTGGATATGTAGCTCCTCAGAGAAACGCCCCTTCTGATGTCACAAGACAAGCTGCTGAGGCTGCTTTAGCTAGAATGTCTAGTCAAAAAAAAGACACTGCTTTCAATACTTCACTTGCTGCCATTCAGGCAAAGGTAGGTTTAATCCTTTCGTTCGAattttgttagaaaaaaatttgtttaggtAAGAAGGGAACTAGAGGCTGAGAAGAATAACGCACAGTCCATTGCTGAGGTTCCAATAGGTACCAAGGAAACGGAGCTTGAAGCTTCTACACATTTGGCAGTTAGAGGtagaaaaacttaataaaattaccgaaaatagtctaagaaaaatgatttttaggaGTGTATTTCAAATGCCCACTTGTGAACGATGAAGTTCTAACCAAAGAAGATTGGAAGGTAAAAATCAAAGAGTTTCTTTTTGCTGCCTTGGAGGAAGAACGAGGCATAACTGCCTGCCTAATTCTATATTCGTGTAATTATAACCGAACGAAGGTAATTAGCTCATTCTAGTAGACATTATTTCTCTTTATCTGCCCATTCTGGATTTATAGGTCCAAGACTGTGTCAACATTCTCTGTCGATACATCGACAACATCATTGGCAACCCCACGGAAACGAAATTCCATAGAATTAGATGTTACAACCCAACTTTCACAGACAAAGTGTTACCTGTATTGGGAGCCAGTGAGTTTTTGTATGCTGCAGGGTTCAAACAACAGAGATTGGAGCATAATGGGGTTGAGGAAGATTTCTTGGTGTGGTCTGAGGAGAATGTAGGGGGATTGGAGACTTTGGAGGTAACACATTAACAATAAGTTATATTTCGTTTCGTCTACGATGGAAATGATgagttttcaaaatgaaatttatcgTACCTTAAAACCCGTGGTActgacattttatttaaaaagatgtctatcaaacatttaaaaatcgtgcctcaaagaatattttagaatGTTGTTTTACAATGCCTATGCTTTAATAAGATCTGTTCTATAATTATGAATGTTTTAAAGATTTCAAGAACCccaataataatcaaaaatttaaaagtatatagatttttttatcttttcagTTCCTCAGAGACGCCTTGAAGTCAGAAAATCGCGTGGATTTAGAGTTAGACAGAAATTTGCAAGTTCTTTCACCTGCCCAAGCGGCAGTAAGACTCGAATTGCCTCAAGATTTCTATGCGATTTCCCctgaggaaataaaaaaagagcaACAATCCAAGTAAGCACTTGCAAGTCTTGATTTAgtgcaataaataattgaattttgtggtgacgttttttaaatgaaatggtTCTTTTATAGGATTTGAAGAGcttagttttttcttttagatcTGAAATGGCCGAAAAACAGCTTCAGCTTAGGACTAAAGCTATGCGGGAAAAAGACGAATTGAGGGAGATTAGGAAGTATAAATTTTCTCTGATTAGGGTACGATTTCCGGATGGTTTATATTTGCAGGTAAGTTGTCATCCTTCAAGTCTCGCGTTGAACGTAAATATGGTAAATACAAAGGCGAGtagaaaaatacaataaagtttttacttatgaagaaaaattgacCTTATAATGAGCCAAAAACATATCTTTTCTTAATACATCAATTGAGGCTTACGCTATATATCTtgattcgaaaatttaaatgcattcCGACCTTTTTTCCCAAGGGAACATTCTCAGTATACGAGAAGTTAACTGAAGTGTTAGATTTCGTCAGAGACAACCTGGAGCATGACGGTTTGCCTTTCATCTTAACTACTCCAACAGGCCAAAAATTCGAGGAAAAAGACTTCGAATCCACTTTAGCAGAACTGCGTCTTGTTCCCGCTACCATTCTCATATTCCAATGGGATCCCGCTTTCAACGAGGAAATAAAAGCATCTGGCAACACCACTTATCTCAAACCCGAAATTATGATCTTGATGCAAGAGTTGTAGGTTTTATGAATAAGACATACATTTAGAGAAAACAGCTATGAAAGCAGAAGCTTTTTTTAGGTTGCTACACAACTTTTAGAGCTgcgttataattttttagtcgTTATTGTAACTAATAgtctgaatttttttgcaaccgcatgag of Euwallacea similis isolate ESF13 chromosome 3, ESF131.1, whole genome shotgun sequence contains these proteins:
- the Gint3 gene encoding UBX domain-containing protein 6, which gives rise to MAEKISEKVKNFFQKKKADVKFKKAGPGHKLTESTSSNTMAPKSKKPGYVAPQRNAPSDVTRQAAEAALARMSSQKKDTAFNTSLAAIQAKVRRELEAEKNNAQSIAEVPIGTKETELEASTHLAVRGVYFKCPLVNDEVLTKEDWKVKIKEFLFAALEEERGITACLILYSCNYNRTKVQDCVNILCRYIDNIIGNPTETKFHRIRCYNPTFTDKVLPVLGASEFLYAAGFKQQRLEHNGVEEDFLVWSEENVGGLETLEFLRDALKSENRVDLELDRNLQVLSPAQAAVRLELPQDFYAISPEEIKKEQQSKSEMAEKQLQLRTKAMREKDELREIRKYKFSLIRVRFPDGLYLQGTFSVYEKLTEVLDFVRDNLEHDGLPFILTTPTGQKFEEKDFESTLAELRLVPATILIFQWDPAFNEEIKASGNTTYLKPEIMILMQEL